The window cacgccagtgggtctttgtctctgtgcgaaacatgtgtttacatgaagggacctgggtaaacatgacgcagctgcctgggagcggaggagcggagggaaaaagccaagagacgcggttgggtgctgctcctgtgaagacctcgtgtgtgcccttgtgacctgagataaaccttgtgttgccctgttataagctgtattgtgctgtgtgacatgctggttccccctgtattgtgccgatagaaaagtgtacgggtaaataacttgtgtaaataaaggaaagactgtcattttgtgtttacttcgtgccctgcctcgcgggCTTGGCGTTGCCTCTCCCGGTATTTTGGGGCGCTGTGGTgttttggtgcctcttggagctgttcagtgtttacgaccctgtgtatagcacgccgttgcCTAGCCCGCCCTTTTTTGGTGGCAGAGACGAGCGCGGAACAAatgtgtcagaagtgggatttgtgatatttgatcgtgGAAAAGCGCGATTTATTTCCCAAAAGGCGACCTGGGGGGGAAAATGGGCAAGTGTGGTCAGCTGGAGCTGATTCGGCTGACCTAGTTCTACCCGCTTTGGTGCCCAGCCATAACAGTAACCCTCCAGGTGACAATTGCAAATTCTCGCGCTGGGCGGGCACGAACTGCCGACCCCCGGATGAGAGGGCGGACAAGTTACATGTACTCGCTGGAGGTCGATCGTACCGTTATCATCTTACTTTACATAGGTTTCACCAAAAGTGACACACTTCTACGTTTTGTGCAGCTGAGGACTCTTCGGGAAAGCGGTGATGAAAGGTAATCTCCTGTAATGTAGTATTTTTGCCTAGGAAAGCCATCATCACTACTCCCAAGAGACTATGGTTCCAAGGACTAGAGCATGAAGAGGGTGTGATTATGATCCCTTTTGGGTATGGTGTGAGTCAAAGTGCCTCCATTGTTTTGGCTGGACCTTCGTTCGGATTGAAAATGATGGGACCCAAGTTTTATCCTGCATAATTAGGCAGACACACGGCTAAATATGAGCCTTCGAACAATGGACCGTCCCTGCTCTTGGATAGGGTGAGTAGCCTGCAGATGGTCGACATGGGGCTGAGCTCGACGAATAGTATATGGCCAATTTCCAAATTGGCTGTCTCTGCTGGATGGTGTCCTTATCAGGGGGTCGCCATGGAATAGGCGTCATTACAGGTCTCTGAACCACATGAACTGGTGATGCTAATGTTAACAACGCATATAATGGGGCATTTCCCAAAAGTTTGCTTATTCACCCCCCTAAGGTTTTGTGTGTGAGCCATTCTGAATATAAAAACCCGATCACTGCTCAATACCCACATGTTCCATTTCACAATCAGCCGAACATTCACCGCTGTAAACAGAAAAAATGTgatgagttaaggactggaaatcaacacatgattATGAGATGTGTATCATCATTGATGTGAAATTTCAGTTATACGAAATGCTGGGATGGGGTCAGgggaatctttaatgagcgccctgCATAcctaatgttacacacacacacacacacacacactcaacacacacacacacacatacacacacaacacatatatacatacagatgccacacacacacaaacacacacaaacacaatgtgtggtgtgtgagtggtagtgtgtatatattatgtgtagatatgggtatatatatctatatatataatatatatatatattatataaccacatatatatatataaacttacacacacacattaagcctaattataaatattattatattatttattattatggatattgcacagtgggtcttgtctctgtgcgaaacagttagtttaacatgaagggactgggcaaacagtcgcagctggctgtgagcgggggagcggggaacaagccaggagacggagttggtgctgcctgtgaagacctcgtgtgtgccttgtgacctgagataaactaggtgtggccctgttataagctgtatgtgctgtgtgaaatgctggtttcccccctgtatcgttcctatagaaagtgtacggtaaatatactcgtgtaaataaaggaaaactgaCCATGTTGCTGTGTACTTCGGGCcctgctcgccacttggcgttttcatAGCCTGGTGTCTGGGACGCTGTTGTGTTCGGTGCTCGTgggctgttcatgttcacgaccctgtatataacacgcagTCTGCCTAGCCTGCATTGTGTTGGTTGCAGAGAGGCACAGCCCAGAGCAGCAGAGCAGAGCCagcagagagcagagacagcAGAGAGACCGTAGCTcagaggagagagaccgagacagagacccAGAGCAGAccagagaagagcagagaatgcgagacagagaagagaaagggagacagagaagagcagccagacaagagacaagagagagcagagatagccAGACCAGGAAGAGCACCagaagacagagaacagagacacCAGAGCAGAGAGTCAGAGAacagggcagagacagagaagaagagacccCAGCCCCAGAGCAGAAGAGCAGGAGCCAGAGAGCAGACAGCACCAGCAGTAGGACAgcacgagacagagagacagcccagagacaagagacagagcagacagcagagagagagaccagagagagcagaagacagagacagagagagaggcagagaagagaagagacacaccaggagacagagagaagagaagagagactcaGAGCACAGAGAccgccagccaggcagcaagagagACCAGAGCAAGCcagcagagagaacagagaagggggaaaagtggagccagagccagagagacagagtccagagagagagagcccagagacagagagaagccagagcaggagagagcagagacagagaccagacagagcagagagaccccagagagcagagcagagaccagccagagagagacagagagcgacagaGCAGCAGAGAAGCAGCCAGAGACACAAGAAGAGAACCGAGAGCAGCAGacgccagagacagagacagcagagagacagagccaTGACAGAGACACAGCTAGAGAAGCCaccagagcagagagagaagataccAGAGACCAGCAGAGCCCAAGAAGCAGAGAGCAGCAGAGCCAGGAGAAGAGAGGATCAGAGAAGAGCACAGCAGAGAGAGAGCCAGCCAGCGAACAAGAGGAAGAGCAGCAGAGAAGCAGCAGAGAGACCAGAGCCCAAGAGACAGGAGACAGCATAGAGCCCAGAgcagcagagaggaagagaggacacaGAGCCCCATAGAAGCAGCAGCAGCGGAGACAGAGCGTCagaggagagagcagagccaGAGCCCCGCAGAGAAGAGACCCAGAtcgcagagagaagagagagagagcagagaccagcagagagaagagagcagagacagagagccaaGAGACACAGCAAGAGACCCAGAGCCAGAGACACAACAGAGCCAAGCCAAGACAGACAGAGCAGCAAGAGAGACCAGAAAGCGCAGgagcagagacagaagagagacagagagcagagacagcAGCAGAGAAGAGAGACCTGGCAGGGTGGCAGAGCAGCAGAGACATGAGACCACAGAGACCAGCAGATGCAGAGAGACAGaccagcagagacagagacagaccagAGAACAAGAGAGCCCCAGACAGGCCAGAGAAGAGACCCAGCGAGACCAGGAGCAGAGACCAGGAGCCAGAGCAGCAGAGAGCCcagtgaagagagagacagagcagagagagagcagagccagACACAGCAGCCAGAGTCCAGCAGCCAGACCAGAGAGACAGTACAAGAGAAGCGAGAAACGGGAGGGGAGAACACCAGAGAGGCACGAGACCAGACAAGAGAGCCGAGAGAAGAGAGGCCCCATAGAAGCAGCACAGGccagagaagagacaagagacagcCAGCACAGCGAGCAGAGAGACACCAGAAGATacaagagacaggcagagagactcggagagagagagcagagacacgGCAGCAGCAGAGAGCCAGAGAAGATGCAGTAGCAGCCAGAGCCAgcaggaacagagagaaagagaaatgagacagcagagcagagcagagcagccCCCAGCAAGACAGAGCAGCCCAGAGGACCAGACAGAGAAGAGACCCCGAGCAGAGCCAGGAGAGCTAGAAGAGCAGAGCAGCAACAGAGCCAGAGAAGAGACCCGAGAAGACGcccagagagagagcagaggcagagacaagagaggagaggagagaagagacagagccaGCAGAGACAGAGCAGCAGACAGGAGccagagccagagagacagagcagagacagaagCAGCACCCGCCAAGCAGAGACAGAGTAAGCAGAACCCCagaccagacagagagacagcacaGAGAAGAGAGCGAGCAGAGAAGCAGAGCAGCCAGACCAGAGAGCAGACAGaccagagtcagagtcagagaccagtccagagacagagagtagagagcccaggcagagagagagaagagacagagccagagcaGGAGAGACCCCAGAGAGAAGACAGCAGGAGACGAGAGcccagaagagaagaagagagacagagcagagtaCAGCAGAGACCCccaggaggagcagagagagagagagaggacccagcagcagcagagagagagaccatgAGAGAGCAGACCAAAGCAGCAGAGATGCCCAGCAGCAGCGAGAAAGAGACCAGACATGAGCCAGAGCAGCAGAGACAGCCGAGACAgacccagagacagagagagaggagcaagagacaagagaagccagagagacagacagaccccagcgaagagaaagacagagagagaccagcgagagagatgacagaagagcagcagaggacaggagagacgagagcgaagagaggacgaggcggtcggcgtatacaaatggtgtcagagtgggggatttgtgtttgatcagtTGAGACGCTCCGATTATCATGTGGTCAAAAGAATGGCGccagccatgagggagaagaggctatgATTGAGGCAGGCCCGAGTGAGGTAAGCCCCTGAGCCATATGACCTGATCATTGCCAGTGCTGGACGGTAGAGGGAgtgaaatggcacaaagggcagaagagcaggtatACAGAGGgacacacgagcaggcgcaccatctcgtcgcgatgcaggcaaggaaggcacgAGGAACAGTTTGCCACTGTTGAggttgctacagagcaatctcgcatctgcgaagatggaaactcagcagtaacgACGAAGGCCTGCAATACGTGAAGAGTtgaaactgatggaggaggtgcagactctgaaggcgaggttcagggcctgagggagagtgaaggaggaaaggcggcgtcaacGAGGTAGTAACGTGGGCAAGGGAGAAGGCAGACAAGGTTCTTGCAACGATcagccagagtgtcagatttaccggGGTCTGCCCTGGGGGTCCtgtgcaggaaacccccgggctcgCAAGCGTCGTGCGGAGCCAGTGATCGCGCAGAAGCGGggaccatcggaaccgctccctgggAATAGGTGgcgggcaaactcggacccggtcaaaccaccgcgttgcctccctcacccccttcctcaccccgtGCGTGTTAGTCACGGCACGGATTATCCACCCGCAGCCCCTCGTgcccccagacattctgtgaggcggtAAGACAGATGTAGTTACGatggaaggtggcctgggaggcatatgttggccaatttgaaatgcggcatctgcccaggctggagccagtgaagagaaggccctgcagctggtaacagctgCTAAGGGGGCCCGCGGGGAAgtgtttgggcatctgccggcCATCCAACATGCCCTCGTACACCAGCGTAGCAGAGGCTTTGTGAAAAcgcccgtttcgggcaccaccaccaggccgaggtaataTCGGCCACTGGAAGAATCGGACTCGTGAGAGTGGCGAGACACTGTTCCAGCTGGCGCATGATGTGAGGGCGGCTGGAAGAGGTCGTACCTGCGGCGCGGAAGATATGATCCGTGGTCCTGGGCCATGGTTCTTTGTTGACGCTTACAggacagcagctgcaaatctacgtcaaggcaggcaacctgaggacctgcaggtcggcgctggtgagggccttggagttcgaggccttccgaaGCAACGAGTGGCCTTAGGGCCAGACGCTCAAGCCCCGCCGTGCCCTCcaggggccggaaggctaaagtggagaaaagcattgaggaaggtgatcccgagaactttccaaggcttgtgttgagGCTGCGGAGAgggagggcacagacgtagtcagtgtccagaggggagcggagaacactCCTCTCAACGGatgattctgatgccttcccgcAGTGCTGCAAGAGACTGTGGCACAGGTATGGTCAACATCCGAGCGCATGTCTAAGGCAAAGAAGTGTTACAGGCTGACAAACTCGgtacaggctggagaaggggccgaaacccagccgtctctGTCCTCGGGCCGATACtagggtaagctgccatcgaacccgCACGAGCAGGTGgaaggctcaatagatgggaagccatgccgacTGACAGTGGCCCAccggggctgagaagaccctagtgcggccgatatgttggccactatgcgactgtccagacgcaccacagagactgtgtggtgtcacggggcattcgtgttgcagctcaaggggccagtggagccGTATGGCCTGTGGGCAGCACGGCGGCGGCTGCCCGGTGTATGTGGCGATCTGGACGGAGCATGCTTGGCTGGGCCTTGGAATACCTGCCGCAGAGTAAGGAGTGTTGTCGACCTtaggacggaagctggtgaggttgCACGGTGAAGAAGGTATGCcattgcttccagaggttggctgttgcaagaggtagttacagctgaggcGACTGCACCTTGCAACCAGGACAGAGCTAGAATCCGGGTTTGTCGATGAAGAGTGATGCGTGATAGAGGGTCGGGAGCCCAACCAAaaactgcagctggctgatgtGCCGTagcgttgggcggagccttgttggaccagggagggtgAGTTCAGTGTTGGtcagctaacttctccgataaggcacAGCAGTGCCAGCTGGGCAAAGCAGGTCATTgtaaggaagtggagcatccagaagagtcgtcggggagcaaggagttggttgtgtGGGGGCGTTGCTGACTCTCGAGGACTTCGCGCCGCACGGCTGTGGCGTATcaatgggccaggaagctactcctggggccatggtgaaaaggaagatgaagttAGCCACAAAGTAGCGGCGATGACGACGTGGAGACGCGACCAatgatgaggacgagcatttggcggtgaggcgatgcagcagatgtcaatgatGACCATGAGCCAGTCTTGGGACAGGagtaccctctgggtgccactgccaatctacgccGCCACACCTCATCAGAGAGCCCcagcgagagggagaaagccgcgctggatgaaagattttgtgtttctgagaactaatTTCAATTCGGTTACTTTGTGAAAGAATTTTGTCTGTTCTTGAGgactaatttattaaaaatttctgtagttgttttcaggtttaggtatgtcagacaGACGGGTCGTAGGCTTgatggggggggatagtgctacgccagtgggtctttgtctctggtgcGAAAAATGTGTTTAAATGAAGGGGAACCTGGTCaaaaacatgtcgcagctggctgtgagcggtgggaggggcggaggagacaagccaggagacggagtagggtgatgctcctgtgaagacaagtgtgtgcccttgtgactgagATAAACCTAGTGTTGCCCTGTATAAGCTGTATGTGCTGTGTGACCtgctggttcccccctgtattgtctctataagaaaagtgtacgggtaataactgtgtaaataagaAAGgactttcattttgtgtttacttcgtgccctgcctagCACTGGCGTTTCCTTATCCTGGGtctgttctgggacgctgtgggttCGGTGCATCtaggagctgttcagtgtttcacgACCATGTATAAAACACGCCGTCCTGCcgagcctgccttgtgttggtggcagagagacgaggctgtCGCGTAACAAATATATTGATTTTGGATAGATCCATTTTAGCATAACCATGCTTACGAATGTTTCTAATGCGGGTTATTCTAGTTGTAAGATATCACAGAATCATTTAAAATTAGTTTTGTATCAGTGCATCACatagttgtatatgtgtgtgcgtgtggtgtcacCTCTTTACCCTAAAGCATCATCTTCATGTTTCCCCTTTTACATGTGGGTGAGGTCGTAAGTACATCGACTTACCATTACTAGATAACCAAACAGCCTCTTACAGACTGGTGGCAGGGGGTCGTGTGTCCTTAAGCTCGCAACACGGAACGTCTATGAAAACCGCTCACCGAAGACCATGTTACAAAACCACATGATAACATTTGGgacctcttttatcttttcctttcttcttctcccatagaTGTTGTTAAGCTGTTGGTTTGTTGATAaagtgctaaggacagcaaatggcatgtttcGCACACTGTTCTTCTGACCTTAGGtctgcattactgtgtgatcacggtagtgtcaacaaacatgaatatcattcattaatcaaTTAGTTGATTAATTTCTCTCATACTAGcgattatattgtttcaactgcagcgAATTTAATGTGTCGTGATTATCTTTTCTCAGTATAACAATCATATCTTTATTTCACTCTCGTAGCGCGTTTTTTCCATCTTAACATGACTacacctttcttttcctttccagtCAGTGGACATGGAAAGGGCAATAGAGACCGTTTATTCTTTCCCTCTTGACCTGGCCCTCACTGTACTGTTCCATTAATGGTTGTTGTAATTGTTTGCACCATAGGAATACACATAAGCTTGACTCATTGGTGAACGTTCTATCGGCGATTAGAACGGAGCTCGAACACgattttatgtaaattattttttgagTCTTAGCATAGGTCGCCTCTCATATGCCCGAATAACCCAGAGTGTGAAAGCACTAATAGCTCCCACTCTGATGTTCGAGAATAGGTACCAGGTAAAACGAAGTTATTCATTCGAAGTCGGCAACTTTCGCGTCGGGTGACCTGTAGTTACATATGTCAATAATGTAGGACTATCACGTTTAAGCTAGAACATTATTGCTGATTAATTACACCTTTCTCACCTCTTGAAGTTACTGCATGTTGGGTACATCCAAGTGATCATGCGATCCATTGAGATATGTCACAAGCGGCcaatcacagatacgcagaagaggcCAGGTATTTTAGCGTTCCGCGGCTTGGATAGcatgtacagcattttgggtataggatcctccCGTCGGGAAAATTGAATGCCTagttagacatggctacctcggcagttcagaattctgACCGAGACGATTTGCTTGTAGAAgcttgcaaaatatttttttcatgggtacaccattcattaatgcgtacattatGTTGCATACATTAATGgctgaattcaatgtggtagttgaaataagtATATAAgcctagcattgctaatttatccaGTTTTGTTATCTGACATATCTTCGTGTTTGTAATGgcatttctgtgtgaggtcactctcactgtCGTCTCTGATTCACCTCCcttatctatctcactatctatcagAGATGAGTTGATGTTCAAGGAcagtccatgcggatt is drawn from Penaeus monodon isolate SGIC_2016 unplaced genomic scaffold, NSTDA_Pmon_1 PmonScaffold_233, whole genome shotgun sequence and contains these coding sequences:
- the LOC119570236 gene encoding trichohyalin-like, encoding MQRDRPAETETDQRTREPQTGQRRDPARPGAETRSQSSREPSEERDRAEREQSQTQQPESSSQTRETVQEKRETGGENTREARDQTREPREERPHRSSTGQRRDKRQPAQRAERHQKIQETGRETRRERAETRQQQRAREDAVAARAKPGELEEQSSNRAREETREDAQRESRGRDKRGEERRDRASRDRAADRSQSQRDRAETEAAPAKQRQSKQNPRPDRETAQRRERAEKQSSQTREQTDQSQTEREREDPAAAERETMREQTKAAEMPSSSEKETRHEPEQQRQPRQTQRQRERTRVSDLPGSALGVLCRKPPGSQASCGASDRAEAGTIGTAPWE